A window of the Telopea speciosissima isolate NSW1024214 ecotype Mountain lineage unplaced genomic scaffold, Tspe_v1 Tspe_v1.0283, whole genome shotgun sequence genome harbors these coding sequences:
- the LOC122647927 gene encoding uncharacterized protein LOC122647927 — protein MLHCDGSLNGDRAAYGGLIRNTTGDPVLDYMGKGVETSILRMELLAIHRGVALCLERNLRHVSIRSDSKLAVEIITGVFSCPWNVYVLKNQISPSLNQLARYEVRHVWRELNQPADYIASIGCEGGETILYPPEFQDDLMRMIHDDTS, from the coding sequence atgctccattgtgatggctCCTTGaatggagatagagctgcttatgggggtctTATTCGTAATACCACAGGAGATCCGGTCCTGGATTATATGGGTAAAGGTGTGGAAACTTCTATTCTTAGGATGGAGTTGTTAGCCATTCACAGAGGGGTGGCACTATGCTTAGAGAGGAATCTTCGACATGTGTcaatcagatctgattcgaagttggcagtggagATTATTACAGGTGTGTTCAGCTGCCCTTGGAATGTATATGTGTTGAAGAACCAGATCAGCCCTAGTTTGAACCAGttggctcgctatgaagtgaggcatgtttggagggagttgaaCCAGCCGGCAGATTATATTGCTTCCATTGGTTGTGAGGGTGGGGAAACAATTCTGTATCCTCCTGAGTTCCAGGATGACCTGATGCGGATGATCCATGATGATACTTCAG
- the LOC122647928 gene encoding uncharacterized protein LOC122647928 → MKGRKVYVEQQTGRQFSGLLSSEATFLPPGLSDHSPAVVSILESVNFGPKPFRFFEAWIGLLPRLKNLEAALKKWNKDSIGDVFLVVKNADLKLNQIQINLATHPDDSDLVILELEAKKKLWEALSTEEKSLKEKSRVKSIQLGDGNNSDSGFSRFVPLQYGLDYVQQDSLIGKVSNKEIREVVFSMKNSKAPGPDGFGAGFFKHSWEVVGEELTLAVKWFFSKSILPDSINATFISLIPKTEDVTSFAGYRPIALCNLFYKIITKILSNRLQGVVGKVVSDNQSAFIKGCSIVDNILVCNDVVRGIDQKGIGPTAVLKIDLHKAYDSLSQKYLFQIMDRMGFPSKFMGWVKACVDTPCFSILLNGSPTGYFKGRRGIRQGDPLSPYLFTIAMEGFSALMRNLEVEGRISLLPRCKSSHLSHLIFADDLKIFVKAASDSILAYCSAILDLVRRRLDGWKARFLSFAGRLQLLSSVLQGCYIYWSGIFALSSGVKQKLESMFANFLWTGPSLERKVLKGHIISLCEQLHRKEIRHVWREMNQPADFTAAIDTGDGESIFNPSEFPLELVELIQNDADCKAYFRTSSF, encoded by the exons ATGAAAGGGAGAAAGGTTTACGTGGAACAACAGACAGGGAGGCAGTTCTCGGGTTTGCT GTCTTCGGAAGCCACTTTTCTTCCACCAGGGTTATCGGATCACTCCCCAGCTGTGGTTTCGATACTGGAAAGTGTTAACTTTGGTCCAAAACCATTCCGGTTTTTTGAGGCCTGGATTG GTTTGCTGCCCCGTCTCAAGAACTTGGAAGCTGCTCTAAAGAAGTGGAATAAGGACAGTATTGGGGATGTTTTCCTTGTAGTCAAGAATGCTGATTTGAAACTAAACCAAATTCAGATTAACCTTGCTACCCACCCTGATGACTCGGACCTTGTTATCCTAGAGTTAGAAGCTAAAAAGAAACTTTGGGAAGCTCTTAGCACTGAAGAGAAGTCCCTCAAGGAAAAGTCGAGGGTGAAAAGCATTCAGTTAGGGGATGGAAACAACA GCGATAGTGGTTTTTCCCGATTCGTCCCCTTGCAATATGGGCTGGATTATGTGCAGCAAGATTCCCTTATTGGGAAGGTTTCTAATAAGGAAATTAGAGAGGTGGTGTTCTCTATGAAGAATTCTAAAGCCCCGGGGCCAGATGGGTTTGGAGCGGGTTTCTTTAAGCATTCTTGGGAGGTTGTTGGGGAGGAGCTCACGTTGGCAGTTAAGTGGTTCTTTTCGAAGTCAATTCTACCTGACTCTATCAATGCTACATTTATCAGTCTCATCCCAAAGACCGAAGATGTTACCTCTTTTGCTGGGTACAGACCAATAGCCCTTTGTAATCTATTCTataaaatcattacaaaaattttatcgaATAGGCTGCAAGGGGTGGTTGGGAAAGTGGTGAGTGACAACCAGTCTGCTTTTATTAAAGGGTGCTCCATTGTGGATAATATCCTTGTGTGTAATGATGTGGTGAGGGGCATTGATCAAAAAGGGATAGGTCCGACGGCAGTCCTAAAGATTGATTTGCATAAAGCCTATGATTCCCTAAGCCAGAAGTATCTCTTTCAGATTATGGATAGAATGGGGTTCCCCTCTAAATTCATGGgctgggtgaaggcttgtgttgacactccttgCTTCTCGATTCTCCTGAATGGAAGCCCAACAGGTTATTTTAAAGGTAGGAGGGGGATAAGGCAAGGAGATCCTCTCTCCCCTTACCTATTCACCATTGCTATGGAAGGCTTCTCTGCTTTGATGAGGAACCTGGAAGTTGAAGGTCGAATCAGTCTCCTCCCTAGATGCAAGAGTTCCCACCTCTCACATCTCATTTTCGCAGATGATTTGAAGATATTTGTGAAGGCTGCCTCGGATTCTATTTTGGCCT ATTGCTCCGCTATTCTTGACTTGGTGAGGCGGCGccttgatggttggaaagctcgGTTTCTATCCTTTGCTGGTCGTTTGCAGCTCCTTAGTTCGGTCCtccaaggctgctacatttattggtcggGTATCTTTGCCCTTTCGAGTGGAGTAAAACAGAAGTTGGAGTCCATGTTCGCGAACTTTCTTTGGACCGGGCCTTCTTTGGAgcgtaag GTCTTGAAGGGTCATATTATTTCCCTTTGTGAGCAGTTACATCGCAAAGAAAttaggcatgtttggagggaaatGAACCAGCCAGCGGACTTCACAGCAGCCATTGATACTGGGGATGGGGAATCTATCTTTAATCCCTCGGAGTTTCCCCTAGAGTTGGTGGAGCTGATCCAGAATGATGCGGACTGTAAAGCTTATTTCAGGACCTCTTCATTTTGa